Part of the Phacochoerus africanus isolate WHEZ1 chromosome 8, ROS_Pafr_v1, whole genome shotgun sequence genome is shown below.
TGGGAGATGAGTGACAATTTAGATCTGAAAGCTAATGAAGGCAGATGGTCCCTGACTTATGGTGGTTCCACTTAAGATTTTTCAACTTTACAGTGTTGCAAAAAGTACAACATATACGTCTGGCAGAAACCCTATGTGTTGTGACTTTTGACCTTTTCCCAGGCTAATGATTTGCAGTATGACACTCTTGTGACGCTAGGCAGCAGCAGTGATCAGTGGCTTCCAGTCAGCCGTGTGATCACAAAGGGAACAAACAATACGCTTACAACCCTTCCGTTCCCAGAcagccattctgtttttcatctgCACTACAGTATTCAGTAAGTTACATGAGATATGtaacactttattataaatagGCCCTGTATTAGATGCCTTTGCCCAAGTGTAGGCTAACATAAGTGCTTTGAGCATGTTTAAGTTGGGATAAACTATGATGTTTAGTATGTATTCGGGGTATTTTCAACTTATGGGGAGTTGATCAGGACATACCCCGTTGTGAGTTGAGGAAGTTTTACACTCTGAGCCCCCTCCCTCAAGCTTTGGCTCTTGACAGATGCTGCCCTATGACCCCTTGTCTATTTTATCCTGTAGTCATCCTGCTAGATATGAAGACCACCTACGTAACTGGAGCCAGGTTGCCTTTGTTGAACTCTAACTTCCCCAAGGGTGAGGGAAGTGATTCTGTCCAATTACTTAACCATCCtgtgtttcctttccttcatgtgtaaaaatagagataataagtAGTTACCTCatggggctgttgtgaggatggAATGAGCTTAGGTGTGCATCACATAGAACACTGCCTGGCAGATGCTCCATGCTGTACAGATACATGCCTGACATATAATAAGGGTTGTGCAACTATTTCCTCTTGTTGTCACCATCAGCACCACCACTGTGATTTATTATGTGACTCAGCAGTTTCCTTTTGCTCAGAATCTCAGTCAGCTCTGTGTGACTTCCCCTCTAACCTTTGCTAACTGTTCACAGTGtctgttcctctttttctccttctagatggggagcttggggttgaaaCCCTACAACAGGAGTTTTCTGAAAATGCTTCATCTCACAATGAGATGGTGGGTGAAGTCACCAGAGACGGCTCCTGGCGTTCCATTTTAGAGGAACTGTGGGAAGAAGCTGACCAAAGAAAGAGAGACcaggaaaatcaaaataaaccTTCACATCAGGGGGCTCTCCTTGATAAGAAAAAACGGAACACAGAGAGGGACCATGAATACAGGGACCCTGGGAAAATCATCCTTATGAGGCCCCACCTTGTTTCTTTACTAAAAAGACCTCCTAAACATGGCTCATGTGCACAAAGGTTGAAGCCTATCCTAGAAGTAAGTCAAAATCAAAGCAATATTTCAAAACACCCTGATGAGACTCTTGGATCTGGGCCGCTCTTCACCCACAGCTCTTCCAACACCAGCTGCAAGAACACGCATACAGGAGAGAATGTCCATGACAGTAACCCATGTACGAAAATCTTCAGCCATGAACAGCCACTCACACGACATCAAGTTCATACTCAGGCAAGACCAGCTAGGTGCACCGAATGTGGGAGGGATTTCACTCCAAAGTCGTACCTCCTTGAGCAACAGAGATTCCATAGCGTAGAAAACCTCCAGGAATGCAGTAAATGTGGAAAGGCCTTCACCCCACAACCAAAACTTGGTGTCTCTGTGACAGGCCATGCAGGTAACATACCTTATATATGTAAGGAATGTGGAAAGGTCTTCGTTCAAAGGTCAGAGCTGGTTACACACCAGAAAACTCACACTAGAAAGAGGCCCCATAAATGCCAGGAGTGTGGAAAAGCCTTTTCCCAGATGTTATCTCTCTTCAGACATCAGAGAACTCATACTAGGGAAAAGCTCTACgaatgcagtgaatgtgggaaaggcTTCTCTCAGAATTCGACACTTAACATACATCAGAAAATTCATACCGGGGAGCGGCAGTATGTATGCGgtgaatgtgggaaggccttcacCCAGAAGTCAACGCTCAGCTTGCACCAGAGGATCCATTCAGGGGAGAAGTCCTATGTGTGTATTGAATGTGGCCAGGGTTTTATCCAGAAGGCACACCTGACTGTACATCAAAGAagccacacaggagagaaacctcaTCAGTGCCATAACTGCGGGAAGTCCTTCATTTCCAAGTCACAGCTAGATATACATCATCGAATCCATACAGGggagaaaccttatgaatgtcGTGACTGTGGGAAAACCTTCACCCAAAAGTCACACCTCAACATACACCAGAACATTCACACTGGCGAAAGATACCACgtgtgcagtgaatgtgggaaggccttcaacCAGAAGTCAATACTCCGCATGCaccagagaattcacactggagagaagccttacAAATGCAGCGACTGTGGGAAAGCCTTTACTTCCAAGTCACAGTTCAGAGAGCATCAGCGaatccacactggagagaaaccctacgTGTGCACTGcatgtgggaaggctttcaatgGTAGGTCAAATTTCCATAAACATCAGATGACTCACACTAGAGAGAGAACTTTTGCCTGTTACAGGTGTGGGGATGCCTTCCTCCAGAAGTCAGAGTTGATTACACATCAGAGAACTCACATTGGAGAAAAACTTTATGAGTGCTGTGACTGCGGGAAATCCTTCAGCAAGAAACCACAACTCAAAGTGCATCAACGAATTCACACAGGAGAGAGACCTTATGTATGTTCTAAGTGTGGGAAGACCTTCAACAACAGGTCAAATTTTAATAAACACCAAACAACTCATACCAGAGACAAATTGTACAAGAAGCAATTATTCTGTGAAAGGCTTTATCCAGAAATCAATTCCTAGTTATTAGCATCAGAACATACATAAGTGAAACAAAccctctgaatttttttctttttttttttcttttggtcatgcctgtggcatacagaaattcctgggccagaaactgaacctaagccatagcagtaacctgagccacagcagtgacagtgccaagttattagccaccagagaactccctatatctcttgcagaaaaaaatctttatgagtCAGATTTAGTCATGTTATAGAATTCATGCTTCAGAAAAACTCTAGGAATTGAGCATGTTGAGTCTAGCCTGTCAGTAAGttacacattattttatatgaaGGAAATTAGTCAGAAAAGAACTTAAGAGAGAGTGGAAAAGTCCATACTTGTACTAACCtcattaaaaattgtaaaattcctCAGGAAGAAACCCTAATACATTGAGAAAAGAGTTTGTGCAGAATCTAGTACAAGCCAGATTGTTACCAGATTATTTACAGGAAAGTTTGTGGGAAATTTATATTAATGATAATCCTGTttaatgtgggatttttttttttttttttttttttgccacacctgcagcatatggaagttcccaggccagggatcaaatctgagctgcagctgtgatctacaccagagctgcagcaacacggaatccttaacccactctgctgggcctgggattgaacccacaccaccccaagagacaccaccagatctttaatctgttGCACTagcatgggaactcctggatagcaATAGTTTTAAAGTGCCAGCAAACTGAATGATGACCAGGCAATGTTACACATAcgtatgtaaatatgtatatcctCAGGtcaacatatatatttacacacacacacactccctcaaTTCTGTGGTGTGTGCTACAGGATTCACTGCCTAACAGGAGGTATGgatagattgtgtgtgtgtgcatgtgtttatataaatacacacacacatggtttttggtttttttgtcgcACCCaaggtgtgcagaagttcccaggccagggattgaacccatgccacagcagcaacctgagctgctgcagtgacaacactggatccttaacccattgcaccacaagagaactccagaaaatttattttttcaaaaggacCTAATGTTTATCAAGTTTACTCACTATTGAATATTTATATCCTAAGGTTGCACAATcaatatttatgtacatatatagacaAAATGAATGTACTTTTTTTGTGATTCTCGTCTTCAGAGTgtagtttttctcttctctcatgaTTCATTTGGCTCTaccctcccctctccacctctACCATCTATGGCGAAACTCTCCAGAGATAACCAGTGTCAACCTTTTAGTATGgacccttttgtatttttatacaggCTCCTAATCATATATgccaggagtcagcaaactggCCAGTGGCCAAATTTGGCCAcccatctgttttttgtttttaataaagttttactggaaaacagccgtgtttgtttgtttatacgctgtctgtggctgcttttgcgcTCCAGCGGCAGAGCCGTAGTCTGCAAGCTGAAAATACTTACTATCTGGCCTTTACAGCAGAAGTCTGCCAACActtgatatacacacacactcattatGATGCTCATAAGCACATACCTATATAAGTATTTTCGCAAATATCAGACCatatcatacacatatatgcactcATTCTTTTCACTCTAATACTGCTGCTGCAATGACTTGCATTGGTTTTCTACCAGTATGTGGACACACTGTAATTTATTCAACTATCCTCACATTTTTTTataattccttccttttcccacttTCCCCAAGAAAGCAGCAGAAGAGCATGATCTGTAATGGACAGGCCCAGGAGCCAGGTTCCTGTACTTGGTTCTCTACCCATCAGGCAATGTATTTAACTCACCTGCCCTGGCTTTCAAAAGGAAGATGACAGCAGCGCTACCCCACAAGTTCTTGTGAGGTGCACACGGGTGGATGTGCCTTAAGCACTTTGAACTGCATGGAGAGAACTCGAATCTGGGGCATTGGGGTGAGACTGAATGGATGGAAATGGGAGGACACAGGTTAGGGATGGCAGAGAGGAGAAGCGAGTATTACAATAAACCCTCCTTTAATACGAAGCCAGGTTGGGGGGGTGAGGCTGCGGGAAAGAAACCCAatgcccaaaaaagaaagaaagaaagaaagaatccagatgtgctgggtgggagggctgggggaTTCCAGCCCCGCCTCCAGACACCCATCAGCCGGGCACCGAGGGGCTGATGTCCACAGTGAGATTGGTGTAGAGGGGTTGCAGCTCCTTGGAGAGCAGCCTGTAGTCCAGCAAGTCTGTGCCATTGGGCTGCCACTTGTGGCGGATGGGGGCCTGAAGGCCAGGACTGGCAGGAGGGGCAGTCATGTGAGCCTCGGGCGTGGGGACAGGCCTAAGACTGGCTGCCCATCCCCGAACCTTGGCTCACCTCGGGGCGCTCTGCTCTTGGCTGCGGTCCGGCCCTTCCTCCAGCATGTGGTAGCGGCCAAACAGCAGGTGGGGCCGCAAGAGGGGCATCCCGCTTAGCTTCAGCCTTACAGGGGAGACGGCATGGACACAATGCCTGTCACCTCTGCTCTGGTCCCCATGACACAGCCAGCCCCTCAGGCCAGAGCAGCTCATGTCCCCTCTCAGTCCGGGGCAGCCCCCTTCTGCCACACTGTGGAGGGACCTGCAGCTCCCTGCACTAGCACCCAGAGAAGCGCCCCCTACCTGGCAGCGATGTCATTGTCCTCACGACCCCAGCCCCAGTGTGTGCTGGGGAAGCCATTTATCCTCAGGTAGTGAATGGGCCGCAGGGAAAACACCCCTCCCAGGTAGCCTTGGTAGGGCGGcctggagaggcagagagggtTGGAAGCGCAGGGAGTTGCAGGCAACAGGCTCTGGCCCCTTTCTGACCAGGATCTCCTAGGTTCACTTCCTGGTGAAGCCATTCTCCACCCACCCCTGTGATAATCTCTCCCCTGACCCCTGGGATGTCTCCATGCCTGATCTTGTGGTAACCCTTCCCTTCACCCTTGGGATGGCCCCCATTGGACCCTGGGAGATCCCCTCCCTGAACCATTTGACAGGCCTAACTTGTGACTCCATCCGTGGCCCCTCCTTTTGCAAGCTCCCCTTCTCTGCCCTGTTACAGCCTCTCTGTCTACCGCGTGGGGCATCCTGATTCCCCCATTGATAACCACTCCCTCTCCCACTGGAAGAAGGCTCCTCGCCATCCACAGGCCTTTCCCTAGGCCCGCTGTCCCCTCCCAGCCTGGACCCCAGAGATCAGGGCCTGGGCTGTGCAGATGGGCAGCCAAGGACCCGGGAAGGGCTGAGCCCGGCCACCACAGGCAGTCCCTTCCCTCCGCCTACTTGTAGTTGAACTTGTCAATGGCCACCGCCACATGGGCAGGGAAGATGTCACAGATGTAGAGATTGCGGTCGTCCTCTGGAAGTAGGTTCACGTCGTGGAAGAAGACACAGTCCCAGTCCTCCTCCTGCGTGGCCTCCCAGAAGCCCACATTGCACAGCTTGCCCCGGTTGAAGGCGGTGCTGTTCACCTGCGGTAGATGGTGATGCTGGGCGCTGCAGTCACCTGTGGGTGGTAGGGTGCCCCCACCCGCCAGGCCCGTCCTGTCTCACCTCTTCGAATGCCATTCTCCTGCCTGGAACCCCCTTATTCCCGCAGGAGAGATGGAAAACCAGGACGTGGCCAAGAAGGTGCCATTCAAAGGTTACCTGGGGAACCTTTCatggatccccccacccccgtcctagGCAGAGTCAGTATCTTCGGCCTCTCAGCTCTCCCTCCTGGGCCGTCCTCAAGGCTCTTGAGATGATCACCTTCAAGAGGCCATCAGAGGGAGGCAGTGGTCAGGCGTGGTTGTCTCGGTTTCTGATCCTACTAGACAAAGACTAGGTCTGATGCCCAGGGTAGGgtctgcctctcctcctcttcttccatcatcttctttttttggtcttttttctttttagggctgtgcccgtggcatacggaggttcccaggctaggggctgaataggagctgtagctgctggcctatttcacagccacagcaatgcggaacccatgccacatcttcgacctgcaccacagctcacagcaatgtcggatccttaacccagtgagcgaggctagggattgaactcatgtcctcgtggatactagttgggttcaataaccactgcaccatgacaggaactcctcatcattaTCTTCACCCCCACCTTAGTCATAGCCACGATCACTTATCACCGTGATgtgcagcatcagcatcatcaccatcatcactatcatctTCAACACCGTGGACGGAGTCACCCAACCTCCATCGTCACTATTGCCAACACCATCACATCATGACCATCATGACCACCACCactatcatcaccatcaccaccaacatgaccaccgccaccaccatcaCTGGTATTaccaccatcactgtcatcacGGTCACTGTCTTCATCCCCTTCAACACCGTCCACAGTCACTTAACCGCCATCATCACTAGTTCCATCACCATCACTACCACCAGTACCTCCAACATCACCACCACTGTTGGCAGCAGCAGTATCATCTTAATTATCACCATCACTACCAGAATCATCGCCACCAAAACCATCCTCGCTACCGCCATCAACCTAATCACCATCATCAGTATCACTatcacttactgagcacctaccacGCGCCGGCCATTGGCTTCACCGCTTAACATTCATTAACTCAATGAGTCCTTGTCTCATGAAGGAGAAAGCAGGGGCACAGCGCACAAATTCCCAAGTTTACACCTAGTTATACCAAGTAGTAGtgtgatgaatggatgaatggatggaaaaCTGGTCCCACTCTCAGACCACACAGGGAGTAATGGGTAAGGTCCGAAATTTCAAATATGCATGTAACAGACCCCAAACCCGGTGCTTTAATTTACCTCTTAGGGTAAGAGCCCAACCAGACCAGCCCTGGTCCCAGAGAGACCCAGACTCAGTGGGAATGAGCCTTTCCCCTCACATAGCTCTTCAAGCTCATCTCAGACGCAGCCAGTCTAGACTAAACCTACAGCCCTTGGCTCTGGTCTCTCCcaagttctcctttttttttttcctttggtggggggcacacctgtggcatgtggaagttccc
Proteins encoded:
- the ZNF175 gene encoding LOW QUALITY PROTEIN: zinc finger protein 175 (The sequence of the model RefSeq protein was modified relative to this genomic sequence to represent the inferred CDS: deleted 1 base in 1 codon) → MLADGNLPQRPQGLGPEELDVSCEESLSFEDVTMDFSREEWLQLDPAQRRLYQDVMLEIYSHLFSVGYHIPNPEVIFSTEKGEEPWMGAAERRHQRYQDGELGVETLQQEFSENASSHNEMVGEVTRDGSWRSILEELWEEADQRKRDQENQNKPSHQGALLDKKKRNTERDHEYRDPGKIILMRPHLVSLLKRPPKHGSCAQRLKPILEVSQNQSNISKHPDETLGSGPLFTHSSSNTSCKNTHTGENVHDSNPCTKIFSHEQPLTRHQVHTQARPARCTECGRDFTPKSYLLEQQRFHSVENLQECSKCGKAFTPQPKLGVSVTGHAGNIPYICKECGKVFVQRSELVTHQKTHTRKRPHKCQECGKAFSQMLSLFRHQRTHTREKLYECSECGKGFSQNSTLNIHQKIHTGERQYVCGECGKAFTQKSTLSLHQRIHSGEKSYVCIECGQGFIQKAHLTVHQRSHTGEKPHQCHNCGKSFISKSQLDIHHRIHTGEKPYECRDCGKTFTQKSHLNIHQNIHTGERYHVCSECGKAFNQKSILRMHQRIHTGEKPYKCSDCGKAFTSKSQFREHQRIHTGEKPYVCTACGKAFNGRSNFHKHQMTHTRERTFACYRCGDAFLQKSELITHQRTHIGEKLYECCDCGKSFSKKPQLKVHQRIHTGERPYVCSKCGKTFNNRSNFNKHQTTHTRDKLYKSNYSVKGFIQKSIPSY